From one Tsukamurella tyrosinosolvens genomic stretch:
- a CDS encoding MFS transporter, protein MTAAGDGATPRLALASASGRWLIAAAALGSGVAFLDGSVVNVALPAIGRDLGGGLSMLQWVLDGYLLTLSALLLLGGALGDRYDRRLVFLVGLVVFTVASVGCGLAPTGEVLILARVVQGIGGALLVPSSLAMIETVIRAEDRGRAIGVWAGLSGVSSAIGPFVGGWLVDAASWRWVFLINVPLAAVALVLTVRHVPRIRDARVRGPLDVAGAVSVTIGLGGVTFALIEAPVQGWTPTVVAALVVGVLAVAAFPFVEHRAADPLVPLRLFRSPQFSGTNVVTLAVYTGLGGALFLLSLHLQANLGYSALQAGLAFVPFTAIMLVLSGRMGALAQRTGPRALMTAGPLVAGVGLALLVLVVPGATYWGGVLPGILVFGLGMAMTVAPLTATVLAAVPAEYVGAASGANNAISRFASLLAVAVLPLAVGITDPSGASLQDGFGRAMLVSAALCVIGGAVAWATVRNPAETAQALA, encoded by the coding sequence ATGACGGCGGCAGGTGACGGCGCGACCCCGCGCCTGGCGCTGGCGTCCGCCTCCGGTCGATGGCTCATCGCCGCCGCGGCACTCGGATCGGGCGTCGCGTTCCTCGACGGCTCGGTCGTCAACGTCGCGCTGCCGGCGATCGGACGCGATCTCGGTGGCGGGCTCTCGATGCTGCAGTGGGTGCTCGACGGGTATCTGCTCACCCTCAGCGCCCTGCTGCTGCTCGGGGGCGCGCTCGGCGACCGGTACGACCGGCGCCTCGTCTTCCTGGTCGGCCTGGTGGTCTTCACCGTGGCCTCCGTCGGGTGCGGCCTCGCCCCCACCGGCGAGGTGCTCATCCTCGCGCGCGTGGTGCAGGGCATCGGCGGCGCGCTGCTGGTGCCGAGCAGCCTCGCCATGATCGAGACGGTCATCCGGGCGGAGGACCGCGGCCGCGCGATCGGGGTCTGGGCAGGGCTCAGTGGTGTCTCGTCGGCGATCGGGCCGTTCGTCGGGGGCTGGCTGGTCGACGCCGCGTCGTGGCGGTGGGTCTTCCTCATCAACGTCCCGCTGGCGGCGGTCGCCCTGGTGCTCACGGTCCGGCACGTCCCGCGGATCCGGGACGCGCGCGTGCGGGGGCCGCTCGACGTGGCCGGCGCGGTGAGCGTGACGATCGGCCTGGGCGGGGTGACCTTCGCACTGATCGAGGCCCCGGTCCAGGGGTGGACGCCGACCGTCGTGGCGGCGCTGGTCGTCGGGGTGCTCGCTGTGGCGGCGTTCCCGTTCGTCGAGCACCGCGCGGCGGATCCGCTCGTCCCGCTGAGGCTGTTCCGGTCGCCGCAGTTCAGCGGGACGAACGTCGTGACCCTCGCCGTGTACACCGGACTCGGCGGCGCGCTGTTCCTGCTCTCGCTGCACCTGCAGGCGAACCTGGGCTACAGCGCGCTCCAGGCCGGCCTGGCGTTCGTGCCGTTCACGGCGATCATGCTGGTCCTCTCCGGCCGGATGGGTGCTCTGGCGCAGCGGACCGGGCCCCGTGCACTGATGACGGCGGGTCCACTGGTCGCCGGGGTGGGGCTCGCGCTGCTGGTCCTGGTCGTCCCCGGCGCGACCTACTGGGGCGGGGTGCTCCCCGGCATCCTCGTCTTCGGTCTGGGCATGGCCATGACCGTCGCGCCGCTCACGGCGACGGTGCTCGCGGCGGTGCCGGCGGAGTACGTCGGTGCGGCGTCCGGGGCGAACAACGCGATCTCGCGGTTCGCGAGCCTGCTCGCCGTGGCCGTCCTCCCGCTCGCCGTGGGGATCACGGACCCGAGTGGAGCCTCGCTCCAGGACGGCTTCGGCCGGGCGATGCTCGTCTCCGCAGCGCTGTGCGTCATCGGCGGCGCGGTCGCCTGGGCCACCGTCCGCAATCCGGCGGAGACGGCTCAGGCCCTCGCGTAA
- a CDS encoding HXXEE domain-containing protein codes for MYDGTQWSRARAATVGLFVAWAIHDTEEWFTIGPWARERGLPVSDGLARTAIGAMGVAVGAAALDGARTGGRSAWYQSALLAYGLHGVSHLAMAARCGGYAPGVATTPIAVLPFWLWASSRLAREGVRRPAAGLLPGAAAMLAGGLAGSFGVAALVQRGARGRAT; via the coding sequence TTGTATGACGGAACGCAGTGGAGCCGTGCCCGCGCGGCGACGGTCGGCCTGTTCGTCGCGTGGGCGATCCACGACACGGAGGAGTGGTTCACGATCGGGCCGTGGGCGCGCGAGCGCGGGCTGCCGGTCTCGGACGGTCTGGCGCGCACGGCGATCGGCGCGATGGGCGTGGCGGTCGGCGCCGCAGCCCTCGACGGCGCCCGCACGGGCGGGCGATCGGCCTGGTACCAATCCGCGCTGCTGGCGTACGGGCTGCACGGCGTCTCCCACCTCGCGATGGCGGCGCGGTGCGGCGGCTACGCGCCCGGCGTCGCCACGACGCCGATCGCGGTGCTGCCGTTCTGGCTGTGGGCATCCTCGCGGCTCGCCAGGGAGGGCGTGCGGCGTCCCGCGGCCGGGCTGCTGCCCGGCGCTGCGGCGATGCTCGCCGGTGGGCTCGCCGGATCCTTCGGCGTGGCAGCCCTGGTGCAGCGCGGCGCGCGCGGTCGCGCGACATGA